A single Methylobacterium sp. 17Sr1-1 DNA region contains:
- the rpsN gene encoding 30S ribosomal protein S14: MAKTSKIEKNKQRRELVKRFAPKREALLATANDESLSMEERFEARLKLAELPRNSSATRIRNRCEMTGRPRAYYRKLGISRVALRDLGSRGLIPGLVKSSW, encoded by the coding sequence ATGGCTAAGACGAGCAAGATCGAGAAGAACAAGCAGCGGCGGGAGCTGGTCAAGCGCTTCGCCCCGAAGCGCGAGGCGCTGCTGGCCACCGCCAACGACGAGTCGCTGTCGATGGAGGAGCGCTTCGAGGCGCGCCTCAAGCTGGCGGAGCTGCCCCGCAACTCCAGCGCGACCCGCATCCGCAACCGCTGCGAGATGACCGGCCGTCCCCGGGCTTACTACCGCAAGCTCGGCATCTCCCGCGTCGCCCTGCGCGACCTGGGATCCCGGGGTCTGATCCCGGGCCTGGTCAAGTCCAGCTGGTAA
- the rpsH gene encoding 30S ribosomal protein S8, with amino-acid sequence MINDPVGDMLTRIRNGQMRRRNVVQTPGSKLRARVLDVLKSEGYIRDYATTDYGNGRTEFAIELKYFDGQPVIRSIERVSKPGRRVYSSVDTLPRVADGLGITIVSTPQGVMADHEARERNVGGEVLCKVF; translated from the coding sequence ATGATCAACGATCCCGTGGGCGATATGCTCACCCGCATCCGCAACGGCCAGATGCGTCGTCGCAACGTCGTGCAGACCCCCGGCTCCAAGCTGCGGGCCCGCGTCCTCGACGTGCTGAAGTCCGAGGGCTACATCCGCGACTACGCCACGACCGATTACGGCAACGGGCGCACCGAGTTCGCGATCGAACTCAAGTACTTCGACGGCCAGCCGGTGATCCGCTCGATCGAGCGCGTCTCCAAGCCGGGCCGCCGGGTCTACTCGTCGGTCGATACCCTGCCGCGCGTCGCCGACGGCCTGGGCATCACCATCGTCTCCACCCCTCAGGGCGTCATGGCCGACCACGAGGCGCGCGAGCGCAACGTCGGCGGCGAGGTGCTCTGCAAGGTCTTCTGA
- the rplF gene encoding 50S ribosomal protein L6 gives MSRVGKKPVTVPAGVTATVDGQNVKIKGQKGELQFRVPDQVSVSHENGAISVQPRSQTKEARAMWGLSRAQVSNLVEGVTKGYEKKLEINGVGYRAAVAGKVLKLSLGYSHDVEYAIPEGITIATPKPVEIVVTGIDKQRVGQVAAEIRDYRGPEPYKGKGVKYAGEFIFRKEGKKK, from the coding sequence ATGTCCCGCGTAGGCAAGAAGCCCGTGACCGTGCCGGCCGGCGTGACCGCCACCGTCGACGGCCAGAACGTGAAGATCAAGGGCCAGAAGGGCGAGCTGCAGTTCCGTGTCCCCGACCAGGTGTCGGTCAGCCACGAGAACGGCGCGATCTCGGTCCAGCCCCGGTCGCAGACCAAGGAGGCCCGCGCGATGTGGGGCCTCTCCCGCGCCCAGGTGTCGAACCTGGTCGAGGGCGTGACCAAGGGCTACGAGAAGAAGCTGGAGATCAACGGCGTCGGTTACCGCGCCGCGGTCGCCGGCAAGGTTCTCAAGCTGTCGCTCGGCTACAGCCACGACGTCGAGTACGCGATCCCCGAGGGGATCACGATCGCCACCCCGAAGCCGGTCGAGATCGTCGTCACCGGCATCGACAAGCAGCGCGTCGGCCAGGTCGCGGCGGAGATCCGCGATTATCGCGGCCCCGAGCCCTACAAGGGCAAGGGTGTGAAGTACGCCGGCGAGTTCATCTTCCGCAAGGAAGGCAAGAAGAAGTAA
- the rplR gene encoding 50S ribosomal protein L18 yields the protein MSRKIELLDRRRARVRRAIRKAANGRPRLSVFRSSKQIYVQVIDDATGHTLAAASSLDKDLRARLKTGADKAAATEVGKLVAERAKAAGVSQVIFDRSGYLYHGRVKALADAAREGGLDF from the coding sequence ATGTCTCGCAAAATCGAACTGCTCGATCGGCGCCGCGCGCGCGTCCGGCGGGCGATCCGCAAGGCGGCCAACGGTCGTCCGCGGCTCTCGGTGTTCCGCTCCTCCAAGCAGATCTACGTCCAGGTCATCGACGACGCGACCGGCCACACCCTGGCCGCCGCCTCGAGCCTCGACAAGGACCTGCGCGCCCGCCTCAAGACCGGTGCCGACAAGGCCGCCGCGACCGAGGTCGGCAAGCTGGTGGCGGAGCGCGCCAAGGCGGCCGGCGTCAGCCAGGTCATCTTCGACCGCTCGGGCTACCTCTATCACGGCCGGGTCAAGGCCCTGGCCGATGCGGCCCGCGAGGGCGGCCTGGACTTCTGA
- the rpsE gene encoding 30S ribosomal protein S5: protein MAREREGRRRDDREERDSEFVDKLVHINRVAKVVKGGRRFGFAALVVVGDQKGRVGFGHGKAREVPEAIRKATEAAKRGLVRVALREGRTLHHDVQGRHGAGKVILRAAPAGTGIIAGGPMRAVFETLGMQDVVAKSLGSSNPYNLVRATFDALKNEDSPRSVAARRGLKVSALQARRRDADSAASADSADAA from the coding sequence ATGGCACGTGAGCGTGAGGGTCGTCGCCGCGACGACCGCGAGGAGCGCGACAGCGAGTTCGTGGACAAGCTCGTCCACATCAACCGCGTCGCCAAGGTGGTGAAGGGCGGCCGTCGCTTCGGCTTCGCGGCCCTCGTCGTCGTCGGCGACCAGAAGGGTCGCGTCGGTTTCGGTCACGGCAAGGCCCGTGAGGTCCCCGAGGCCATCCGCAAGGCCACGGAAGCCGCCAAGCGCGGTCTCGTCCGCGTGGCGCTGCGCGAGGGCCGCACCCTGCACCACGACGTGCAGGGCCGTCATGGCGCCGGCAAGGTCATCCTGCGCGCTGCGCCTGCCGGTACCGGCATCATCGCGGGCGGCCCGATGCGCGCCGTCTTCGAGACGCTCGGCATGCAGGACGTGGTGGCGAAGTCGCTCGGCTCGTCGAACCCCTACAACCTCGTGCGTGCCACCTTCGACGCGCTGAAGAACGAGGATTCGCCCCGTTCGGTCGCCGCGCGCCGCGGTCTCAAGGTCTCGGCCCTCCAGGCCCGCCGTCGCGACGCCGACTCGGCCGCCTCGGCCGATTCCGCCGACGCGGCGTAA
- the rpmD gene encoding 50S ribosomal protein L30 — MTEKTVRVQQIGSPIRREASQRQTLIGLKLNKMHRIAVLPDNPSVRGMIAKVHHLVRVLDDAA, encoded by the coding sequence ATGACTGAGAAGACCGTCCGCGTGCAGCAGATCGGCTCGCCGATCCGCCGCGAGGCCAGCCAGCGTCAGACGCTGATCGGCCTGAAGCTGAACAAGATGCACCGTATCGCCGTCCTGCCCGACAACCCGTCGGTGCGCGGCATGATCGCGAAGGTGCATCACCTCGTGCGCGTTCTCGACGACGCGGCGTGA
- the rplO gene encoding 50S ribosomal protein L15, whose product MKLNEIRDNEGATKKRMRVGRGIGSGKGKTAGRGVKGQKARSGVAIKGFEGGQMPLHRRLPKRGFNNPGATDLNEVNIGRIQQAVDAGKLDASAPVTLEALIAAGVVSKARDGVKILGVGELTAKLTFQVSRASKSAVEAIEKAGGSVTQSLATADDAVASA is encoded by the coding sequence ATGAAGCTCAACGAAATCCGTGACAACGAAGGCGCAACCAAGAAGCGGATGCGCGTCGGCCGGGGCATCGGCTCCGGCAAGGGCAAGACCGCCGGCCGCGGCGTGAAGGGCCAGAAGGCGCGCTCCGGCGTCGCCATCAAGGGCTTCGAGGGCGGCCAGATGCCGCTCCACCGTCGCCTGCCCAAGCGCGGGTTCAACAACCCGGGCGCGACCGACCTCAACGAGGTCAATATCGGCCGCATCCAGCAGGCGGTCGATGCCGGCAAGCTCGATGCCTCCGCGCCGGTGACCCTCGAGGCGCTGATCGCCGCCGGCGTGGTCTCGAAGGCCCGCGACGGCGTCAAGATCCTCGGCGTCGGCGAGCTCACCGCCAAGCTGACCTTCCAGGTCTCCCGGGCGTCGAAGTCGGCGGTCGAGGCGATCGAGAAGGCCGGCGGCTCGGTGACCCAGTCGCTCGCGACCGCCGACGACGCGGTTGCGTCGGCGTAA
- the secY gene encoding preprotein translocase subunit SecY: protein MASAAEQLAANLNFGAIAKAEELKKRIWFTLGALIVYRLGTYIPLPGIDPDALRQSFANAQGGVLGLFNMFSGGAVERMAIFALNIMPYISASIIVQLLTSVVPSLEALKKEGESGRKVLNQYTRYLTVVLAIFQAWGIAVGLQSSGGIVQDPGPFFLVSTVITLTGGTLFLMWIGEQITSRGIGNGSSLIIFAGIVAHLPSAIAGTLELGRQGALSTVVILGVVVMAAAVVYFIVFMERAQRRLLINYPKRQVGNRMYEGQTSFLPLKLNTSGVIPPIFASSLLLLPATAASFQTDPNGTGIIATMATYLGHGRPLYMLLYAALIIFFAFFYTAVVFNPQETADNLKKHGGFIPGIRPGERTAEFIDKVLSRITVIGAAYLTVICLIPEILVSYASLPFYFGGTSLLIVVSVTMDTVAQVHGHLLAHQYEGLVKKAKLRGARRR from the coding sequence ATGGCCTCTGCAGCCGAGCAGCTCGCCGCCAACCTCAACTTCGGCGCCATCGCCAAGGCCGAAGAGCTCAAGAAGCGGATCTGGTTCACCCTGGGCGCCCTGATCGTCTACCGGCTCGGGACCTACATCCCGCTGCCCGGCATCGATCCCGACGCGCTCCGCCAGAGCTTCGCGAACGCGCAGGGCGGCGTGCTCGGGCTGTTCAACATGTTCTCCGGCGGTGCCGTCGAGCGCATGGCGATCTTCGCGCTCAACATCATGCCGTACATCTCGGCGTCGATCATCGTGCAGCTGCTCACCTCGGTGGTGCCGTCGCTCGAGGCGCTGAAGAAGGAGGGCGAGTCGGGCCGCAAGGTGCTCAACCAGTACACCCGCTACCTCACGGTGGTGCTGGCGATCTTCCAGGCCTGGGGCATCGCGGTCGGCCTGCAGAGCTCCGGCGGCATCGTGCAGGATCCGGGGCCGTTCTTCCTCGTCTCGACCGTGATCACGCTCACCGGCGGCACGCTGTTCCTGATGTGGATCGGCGAGCAGATCACGTCGCGCGGCATCGGCAACGGCTCGTCGCTCATCATCTTCGCGGGCATCGTCGCGCACCTGCCGTCGGCGATCGCCGGCACGCTCGAGCTCGGGCGCCAGGGCGCGCTCTCGACGGTGGTGATCCTCGGCGTGGTGGTGATGGCCGCGGCCGTCGTCTACTTCATCGTGTTCATGGAGCGCGCGCAGCGCCGCCTCCTGATCAACTATCCCAAGCGCCAGGTCGGCAACCGGATGTACGAGGGCCAGACCTCGTTCCTGCCGCTCAAGCTCAACACCTCGGGCGTCATCCCGCCGATCTTCGCCTCGTCGCTGCTGCTGCTGCCGGCCACCGCCGCGAGCTTCCAGACCGATCCGAACGGCACCGGCATCATCGCCACCATGGCGACCTATCTCGGCCACGGCCGGCCGCTCTACATGCTGCTCTACGCGGCGCTGATCATCTTCTTCGCCTTCTTCTACACGGCGGTGGTGTTCAACCCGCAGGAGACGGCGGACAACCTGAAGAAGCATGGTGGCTTCATTCCGGGCATCCGTCCGGGCGAGCGCACCGCCGAGTTCATCGACAAGGTCCTGTCGCGCATCACCGTGATCGGCGCGGCCTACCTGACGGTGATCTGCCTCATCCCGGAGATCCTGGTCTCCTACGCCTCGCTGCCGTTCTACTTCGGCGGCACCTCGCTCCTGATCGTGGTCTCGGTGACCATGGACACCGTGGCGCAGGTCCACGGCCATCTGCTGGCGCACCAGTACGAGGGCCTGGTGAAGAAGGCGAAGCTGCGCGGCGCCCGCCGGCGCTGA
- a CDS encoding adenylate kinase: MRIILLGPPGAGKGTQSARIVERFGIPQLSTGDMLRAAVAAGTPVGLKAKALMESGALVSDDIVIGIVADRIEEQDARSGFILDGFPRTVAQAVALETMLAEKGLALDAVIEFKVDEDALVGRIAKRAAETEARGEPVRKDDTPEVFKTRLEAYRTQTAPLSAHYAGTGLLRQVDGMAPIDEVTKQLEALLAPFQAVSA, encoded by the coding sequence ATGCGGATCATTCTGCTCGGCCCGCCCGGCGCCGGGAAAGGCACCCAATCGGCGCGGATCGTCGAGCGGTTCGGAATCCCGCAGCTCTCGACCGGCGACATGCTGCGCGCCGCGGTGGCGGCCGGCACCCCGGTCGGCCTCAAGGCGAAGGCCCTGATGGAGAGCGGGGCGCTGGTCTCCGACGACATCGTGATCGGCATCGTCGCCGACCGGATCGAGGAACAGGACGCCCGCAGCGGCTTCATCCTCGACGGCTTCCCGCGCACGGTGGCACAGGCCGTCGCCCTCGAGACGATGCTGGCCGAGAAGGGCTTGGCGCTCGACGCGGTGATCGAGTTCAAGGTCGACGAGGACGCGCTGGTCGGGCGCATCGCCAAGCGCGCCGCCGAGACCGAGGCCCGCGGCGAGCCGGTGCGCAAGGACGACACGCCGGAGGTGTTCAAGACCCGGCTCGAGGCCTACCGCACCCAGACCGCGCCGCTCTCGGCGCACTATGCCGGGACCGGCCTCCTGCGCCAGGTCGACGGCATGGCGCCGATCGACGAGGTGACGAAGCAGCTCGAAGCGCTGCTCGCGCCGTTCCAGGCGGTGTCGGCGTGA
- the rpsM gene encoding 30S ribosomal protein S13 gives MARIAGVNIPTNKRVVIALQYIHGIGAKKAEEITEKVGIPAERRVNQLTDAEVLQIRETIDRDYVVEGDLRREVSMNIKRLMDLGCYRGLRHRRNLPVRGQRTHTNARTRKGKAKPIAGKKK, from the coding sequence ATGGCCCGTATCGCCGGCGTCAACATCCCGACCAACAAGCGCGTCGTCATCGCGCTCCAGTACATCCACGGCATCGGTGCCAAGAAGGCCGAGGAGATCACCGAGAAGGTCGGCATCCCGGCCGAGCGTCGCGTGAACCAGCTCACCGACGCCGAGGTGCTGCAGATCCGCGAGACGATCGACCGCGACTACGTCGTCGAGGGCGACCTGCGCCGCGAAGTCTCGATGAACATCAAGCGCCTGATGGATCTCGGCTGCTACCGTGGCCTGCGCCACCGTCGCAACCTGCCGGTCCGCGGCCAGCGCACCCACACCAACGCCCGCACCCGCAAGGGCAAGGCGAAGCCGATCGCCGGCAAGAAGAAGTAA
- the rpsK gene encoding 30S ribosomal protein S11 has protein sequence MAKEATRVRRRERKNIVSGVAHVNASFNNTMITITDAQGNTISWSSAGAMGFKGSRKSTPYAAQVAAEDAGRKAAEHGMRTLEVEVSGPGSGRESALRALQAAGFTVTSIRDVTPIPHNGCRPRKRRRV, from the coding sequence ATGGCCAAGGAAGCAACCCGCGTCCGTCGTCGCGAACGCAAGAACATCGTGTCGGGCGTCGCCCACGTGAACGCCTCGTTCAACAACACGATGATCACCATCACGGACGCTCAGGGCAACACGATCTCGTGGTCGTCGGCCGGCGCCATGGGCTTCAAGGGCTCCCGCAAGTCGACCCCCTACGCCGCGCAGGTCGCGGCCGAGGATGCCGGCCGCAAGGCCGCCGAGCACGGCATGCGTACCCTCGAGGTCGAGGTCTCGGGCCCCGGCTCGGGCCGCGAGTCGGCCCTGCGCGCGCTCCAGGCGGCGGGCTTCACGGTGACGTCGATCCGCGACGTGACCCCGATCCCGCATAACGGCTGCCGCCCGCGCAAGCGCCGCCGCGTCTGA
- a CDS encoding MBL fold metallo-hydrolase, giving the protein MSTPRTADIVRPGVLPWTLGDRVVVALNDGHLAASLGLVQGIPADEASGLQERGFRSVEAPRISVNAFLILGGPAPVLVDAGMGLGGPASLGHLPKALGACGVAPGDIGTVLVTHLHSDHIGGLMGPDGAALYPNAEVVIPEAEAAYWLADGAEGRAPEGAKAGFRRARALVGAYGDRIRRAGAGEVLPGIEAILAPGHTPGHTAYRVQSGDHSLLIWGDVVHLPAIQLARPEAGVSFDVDGATAAATRKRILDQAAAERLLVAGMHLEFPALGKVRRDGAGFAWVPEQWSAAS; this is encoded by the coding sequence GTGTCGACACCCCGCACAGCCGACATCGTCCGGCCCGGCGTCCTCCCCTGGACGCTGGGCGATCGCGTTGTGGTCGCCCTCAACGACGGCCATCTCGCGGCGTCGCTCGGGCTGGTGCAGGGGATTCCCGCCGACGAGGCCTCGGGCCTCCAGGAACGTGGTTTCCGCAGTGTCGAGGCGCCGCGGATCTCCGTCAACGCCTTCCTGATCCTCGGCGGGCCGGCGCCGGTCCTGGTCGATGCCGGGATGGGGCTAGGCGGTCCCGCCTCGCTCGGGCATCTGCCGAAGGCGCTCGGCGCCTGTGGCGTGGCCCCGGGCGACATCGGAACCGTGCTGGTGACCCATCTGCATTCCGACCATATCGGCGGACTGATGGGGCCGGACGGTGCCGCCCTCTACCCGAATGCCGAGGTGGTGATCCCGGAGGCCGAGGCCGCCTACTGGCTCGCCGACGGGGCCGAGGGGCGGGCGCCGGAGGGGGCGAAGGCGGGGTTTCGCCGCGCTCGCGCGCTCGTCGGCGCCTATGGCGACCGGATCCGCCGGGCCGGCGCGGGCGAGGTGCTCCCGGGGATCGAGGCGATCCTGGCACCCGGCCACACGCCCGGCCACACCGCCTACCGGGTCCAGTCGGGCGACCACTCGCTGCTGATCTGGGGCGACGTGGTGCATCTGCCGGCGATCCAGCTGGCCCGGCCGGAGGCCGGCGTCTCCTTCGACGTGGACGGCGCGACGGCCGCCGCCACGCGCAAACGCATCCTCGACCAAGCGGCGGCGGAACGCCTCCTGGTCGCCGGGATGCATCTCGAGTTTCCGGCCCTCGGCAAGGTCCGGCGCGACGGCGCCGGCTTCGCCTGGGTCCCGGAGCAGTGGAGCGCGGCGTCCTGA
- a CDS encoding DNA-directed RNA polymerase subunit alpha — protein MVIQKNWQELIKPNKLEVTPGHDPKRIATVVAEPLERGFGTTLGNSLRRVLLSSLQGAAVTSVHIDGVLHEFSSIPGVREDVTDIVLNIKTIAIRSSSDTPKRMTLRKTGPGLVTAGDIATVGDVQILNPDLVLCTLDDGAEIRMEFTVSAGKGYVPAERNRPEDAPIGLIPVDALFSPVTKVSYRIENTREGQDLDKDKLTMTVETNGAVSPEDALAYAARIIQDQLQIFVNFEEPRKEEAAPLAPQLPFNPALLKKVDELELSVRSANCLKNDNIVYIGDLIQKTEAEMLRTPNFGRKSLNEIKEVLAAMGLHLGMDVPGWPPENIEDLAKRFEEHY, from the coding sequence GTGGTCATTCAGAAGAACTGGCAAGAGCTGATCAAGCCGAACAAGCTCGAAGTCACCCCCGGGCACGACCCGAAGCGGATCGCCACCGTGGTGGCCGAGCCGCTGGAGCGCGGCTTCGGCACCACCCTCGGCAATTCGCTGCGCCGGGTGCTCCTCTCCTCGCTCCAGGGCGCGGCCGTCACCTCGGTCCACATCGACGGCGTGCTGCACGAGTTCTCGTCGATCCCGGGCGTGCGCGAGGATGTCACCGACATCGTCCTCAACATCAAGACGATCGCCATCCGCTCGTCGAGCGACACCCCGAAGCGCATGACCCTGCGCAAGACCGGCCCGGGCCTCGTCACCGCGGGCGACATCGCCACGGTCGGCGACGTGCAGATCCTCAACCCCGACCTGGTGCTCTGCACCCTGGACGACGGGGCCGAGATCCGCATGGAGTTCACCGTGTCGGCCGGCAAGGGCTACGTCCCGGCCGAGCGCAACCGGCCCGAGGACGCGCCGATCGGCCTGATCCCGGTCGACGCGCTGTTCTCGCCGGTCACCAAGGTGTCCTACCGCATCGAGAACACCCGCGAGGGCCAGGATCTCGACAAGGACAAGCTGACCATGACGGTCGAGACCAACGGCGCGGTCTCGCCCGAGGACGCGCTGGCCTACGCTGCCCGCATCATCCAGGACCAGCTCCAGATCTTCGTGAACTTCGAGGAGCCCCGCAAGGAGGAGGCCGCGCCGCTCGCGCCGCAGCTGCCCTTCAACCCGGCCCTGCTCAAGAAGGTCGACGAGCTTGAGCTCTCGGTCCGCTCGGCCAACTGCCTCAAGAACGACAACATCGTCTATATCGGCGACCTCATCCAGAAGACCGAAGCCGAGATGCTGCGCACGCCGAACTTCGGCCGCAAGTCGCTCAACGAGATCAAGGAAGTGCTGGCCGCGATGGGCCTGCACCTCGGCATGGACGTGCCCGGCTGGCCGCCGGAGAACATCGAGGACCTGGCCAAGCGCTTCGAGGAGCACTACTAG
- the rplQ gene encoding 50S ribosomal protein L17, translating to MRHGFRGRRFNRTVEHRKAMFSNMSAALIKHEQIITTLPKAKDLRPVVEKLITLGKRGDLHARRQAIAALRGDEVMVKKLFDVLGPRYESRPGGYCRIMKAGFRYGDNAPMAVIEFVDRDVDARGKDSGPVQVSDETPAE from the coding sequence ATGCGTCACGGTTTCCGGGGTCGCCGTTTCAATCGCACCGTCGAGCATCGCAAGGCGATGTTCTCGAACATGTCGGCCGCGCTGATCAAGCACGAGCAGATCATCACCACCCTGCCGAAGGCCAAGGACCTGCGTCCCGTGGTCGAGAAGCTGATCACCCTCGGCAAGCGCGGCGACCTGCACGCCCGCCGTCAGGCGATCGCGGCGCTTCGCGGTGACGAGGTGATGGTCAAGAAGCTGTTCGACGTGCTCGGCCCCCGCTACGAGAGCCGCCCGGGCGGCTATTGCCGCATCATGAAGGCGGGCTTCCGCTACGGCGACAACGCCCCCATGGCGGTGATCGAGTTCGTCGATCGCGACGTCGACGCCCGCGGCAAGGATTCCGGCCCGGTCCAGGTCTCCGACGAGACCCCCGCCGAGTAA
- a CDS encoding PepSY domain-containing protein, whose amino-acid sequence MTKLTIPAFAALILAGTGTAALADKVGADWMPIGQVIQKAEAAGYTLISEIEADDGHWEGEGMKDGKPMKFRADPRTGAILSEKAK is encoded by the coding sequence ATGACCAAGCTGACCATCCCGGCCTTCGCCGCGCTGATCCTCGCCGGCACCGGCACGGCCGCTCTCGCCGACAAGGTCGGGGCCGACTGGATGCCGATCGGCCAAGTGATCCAGAAGGCCGAAGCCGCCGGCTACACCCTGATCTCCGAGATCGAGGCCGATGACGGGCATTGGGAAGGGGAGGGGATGAAGGACGGCAAGCCGATGAAGTTCCGGGCTGATCCGCGCACCGGCGCCATCCTGTCGGAAAAGGCGAAGTAG
- a CDS encoding aminotransferase class I/II-fold pyridoxal phosphate-dependent enzyme, whose amino-acid sequence MTAIPSLADLQARYAALQGRGLKLDMTRGKPSPEQLDLSEGLAALPGNRDHRTEAGEDARNYGGVQGLAEVRALFAPVLGAAPERIVVGNNSSLALMHDCIVYALLKGVPGGQRPWSKEEEIRFLCPVPGYDRHFALCETYGIGMVPVPMTADGPDMDVVEREARDPRVKGMWAVPQYSNPGGETYSDATVERLARMETGAPDFRLFWDNAYALHHLTERRPTLRNILDACVEAGHPDRAIVFASTSKVTLAGAGLAMLASSEANVRWYLGNAGKRTIGPDKLNQLRHIRFLRDRAGLDALMDGHRRLLAPKFRAVTETLARHLGGTGVARWSEPEGGYFILLEVPEGCATRVVTLAAACGLALTPAGATHPYGRDPQDRLLRLAPSYPKPAEVEAAAEVVATCVLLAAAESREAGGSGKVAA is encoded by the coding sequence ATGACCGCGATTCCCTCTCTCGCCGACCTCCAGGCCCGCTACGCCGCGCTGCAAGGGCGCGGCCTCAAGCTCGACATGACGCGCGGCAAGCCCTCGCCCGAGCAGCTCGACCTGTCGGAGGGGCTGGCGGCCCTGCCGGGCAACCGCGACCACCGCACCGAGGCCGGCGAGGATGCCCGCAACTACGGCGGCGTGCAGGGTCTCGCCGAGGTGCGGGCCCTGTTCGCCCCGGTGCTCGGTGCAGCGCCTGAGCGGATCGTCGTCGGCAACAATTCGAGCCTCGCCTTGATGCACGATTGCATCGTCTACGCGCTGCTCAAGGGCGTGCCTGGGGGGCAGCGGCCGTGGTCGAAGGAAGAGGAGATCCGCTTTCTCTGTCCGGTGCCGGGCTACGACCGTCACTTCGCCCTGTGCGAGACCTACGGCATCGGCATGGTGCCGGTCCCGATGACCGCAGACGGCCCCGACATGGACGTGGTCGAGCGCGAGGCCCGCGATCCCCGGGTGAAGGGGATGTGGGCGGTGCCGCAATATTCCAACCCCGGCGGCGAGACCTATTCCGACGCCACGGTCGAGCGGCTCGCCCGGATGGAGACCGGCGCGCCGGACTTCCGGCTGTTCTGGGACAACGCCTACGCGCTCCACCACCTGACCGAGCGGCGGCCGACGCTCCGCAACATCCTGGACGCCTGCGTTGAGGCGGGCCATCCGGACCGGGCGATCGTCTTCGCCTCGACCTCGAAGGTGACGCTCGCGGGCGCCGGCCTCGCGATGCTCGCCTCCTCGGAAGCCAACGTCCGCTGGTACCTGGGCAATGCCGGCAAGCGCACCATCGGGCCGGACAAGCTCAACCAGCTGCGCCACATCCGCTTCCTGCGCGACCGGGCCGGGCTCGACGCCCTGATGGACGGCCACCGCCGCCTGCTGGCGCCGAAGTTCCGCGCCGTGACCGAGACCCTGGCCCGCCACCTCGGCGGCACCGGTGTCGCGCGCTGGAGCGAGCCGGAGGGCGGCTACTTCATCCTGCTCGAAGTGCCGGAGGGCTGCGCCACCCGCGTGGTCACGCTCGCCGCCGCCTGCGGCCTCGCGCTGACGCCGGCCGGCGCCACCCACCCCTACGGCCGCGACCCGCAGGACCGGCTGCTGCGCCTCGCCCCGTCCTACCCGAAGCCCGCCGAGGTCGAGGCGGCGGCGGAAGTGGTGGCGACCTGTGTGCTGCTGGCCGCCGCCGAGAGCCGGGAGGCGGGCGGGAGCGGGAAGGTCGCGGCCTGA